In Candidatus Nezhaarchaeales archaeon, a single genomic region encodes these proteins:
- a CDS encoding 3-keto-5-aminohexanoate cleavage protein produces the protein MDADKLIITVAPTGSYPSRELTPYVPLTPEEIAKEVYKSYEAGAAIAHVHVRDSEGKPSNSVKLFKEVYDRIREKCDIIIQFSSSSGAPLTGASDEARLAPIIKVKPEMASLNVASMNFGDRVFLNPPAMVERFARAMLEAGVKPEVECYDMGHIGIAVKLIRKGLLKPPFRFSLVLGVEGGIPPTLKNLLHMVEALPENCNWQVIGIGRYQFPLSTVAMILGGHVRVGMEDNIYLAKGILAKSNAELVVKAIRIAKELGREVATPSDARRMLGLRG, from the coding sequence ATGGATGCGGATAAGCTAATTATAACCGTAGCCCCTACCGGATCGTATCCGAGTAGGGAGTTAACGCCCTATGTACCGTTAACCCCTGAGGAAATAGCTAAGGAAGTGTATAAATCCTATGAAGCTGGCGCCGCTATAGCCCACGTGCACGTTCGGGACTCTGAAGGGAAGCCTAGTAATAGCGTGAAGCTCTTTAAGGAGGTCTACGATAGGATAAGGGAGAAATGCGACATCATTATCCAGTTTAGTAGTAGTAGTGGTGCTCCGCTTACTGGAGCTAGCGATGAAGCGCGGCTAGCCCCCATAATTAAGGTTAAGCCTGAAATGGCTTCGTTAAACGTGGCTTCAATGAATTTCGGCGACCGCGTATTTCTAAACCCTCCCGCCATGGTTGAGAGGTTCGCTAGGGCTATGCTTGAAGCCGGGGTAAAACCCGAGGTTGAATGCTACGATATGGGGCATATAGGTATCGCCGTTAAGCTTATCCGTAAAGGGTTATTGAAGCCTCCGTTTCGCTTTAGCTTAGTGCTAGGAGTTGAAGGAGGGATACCTCCAACGCTGAAAAACTTACTTCATATGGTTGAAGCCCTACCTGAAAACTGTAATTGGCAAGTGATAGGTATAGGGCGTTATCAGTTTCCTTTATCCACCGTAGCTATGATACTCGGCGGCCACGTAAGGGTTGGAATGGAGGATAATATCTACTTAGCTAAAGGCATACTAGCTAAAAGCAACGCTGAATTAGTAGTTAAAGCGATAAGGATAGCGAAGGAGCTAGGACGTGAAGTAGCTACGCCGAGCGATGCTAGGAGAATGTTAGGGTTACGAGGCTAA
- a CDS encoding aspartate aminotransferase family protein: MLEEAKSLYERLTPSSKKLWMEALEAIPGGVTANIKYYDPYPIFARKAYGSKLYDVDGNEYIDYCLCYGALVLGHGHPDVVSAIEKQLKDGGTSIFGTPHELEVLMARKIKQHIPCAEMVRFTNSGLEATLHALRIARAYTRRGRIAKFEGHYHGAHDYVLISVSPLLSEIGSPEKPKPAPSTAGLPDNVIKETVVLPFNDLDATLKILRGSVNDLAAVILEPVARGFLPADREFLKGLREFTEENGVMLVFDEVMTGLRLGLGGAQEYYGVIPDLTALGKAWGGGLPFGAFVGKREVMELASPLSATHDSGKLFHSGTYNGCPIVLAAGLATVEALERGEGCQRMIQTAERLKEGMAELFDRYNVDAQVVGVGSMFQPVFTRSIIKNYRDVAKANTKRRITFDLELVCRGVYVRPGRTFYTSLAHNNDDVDKSLKAVEEAVRRIRR; the protein is encoded by the coding sequence ATGCTTGAGGAGGCCAAATCCCTATATGAACGACTTACACCTTCATCTAAGAAGCTATGGATGGAGGCCTTGGAGGCTATCCCGGGAGGGGTGACGGCTAACATTAAGTACTACGATCCCTACCCTATCTTCGCTAGGAAAGCCTATGGCTCTAAACTATATGACGTTGACGGTAACGAGTATATAGATTACTGCTTATGTTATGGAGCCCTCGTCCTCGGCCACGGTCATCCGGATGTTGTAAGCGCTATTGAAAAACAGCTTAAGGATGGGGGTACATCGATATTTGGAACGCCGCATGAGCTCGAAGTGTTAATGGCGCGTAAGATTAAGCAACATATACCCTGCGCGGAGATGGTTAGATTTACGAATTCAGGTTTAGAGGCGACTTTACACGCGTTAAGGATAGCTAGAGCATATACAAGGAGGGGGAGGATAGCTAAGTTTGAAGGACATTATCACGGAGCGCATGACTATGTTTTAATTAGCGTAAGCCCTCTTTTAAGCGAGATTGGGTCTCCTGAAAAACCTAAACCAGCTCCAAGTACAGCCGGCCTACCTGACAACGTAATTAAGGAGACAGTGGTACTACCCTTTAACGACCTCGACGCAACCCTTAAAATATTAAGGGGAAGCGTAAACGACTTAGCAGCAGTAATACTTGAACCGGTAGCTAGAGGGTTCCTACCGGCTGATAGGGAGTTTTTAAAGGGCTTAAGGGAGTTTACCGAGGAGAACGGTGTAATGCTTGTTTTCGACGAAGTTATGACGGGGTTAAGGCTTGGCTTAGGAGGGGCTCAAGAGTATTACGGTGTAATCCCGGATTTAACGGCGCTTGGAAAAGCTTGGGGTGGCGGACTACCTTTTGGAGCGTTCGTTGGGAAGCGCGAGGTCATGGAGCTAGCATCACCACTTAGCGCTACACATGATTCCGGTAAGCTTTTCCATAGTGGTACCTATAACGGTTGCCCCATAGTGTTAGCAGCTGGATTAGCAACCGTGGAAGCCTTGGAGAGGGGTGAGGGATGCCAGCGTATGATCCAGACGGCTGAAAGGCTTAAGGAGGGGATGGCGGAACTATTTGACCGTTACAACGTAGATGCGCAGGTCGTAGGTGTTGGATCTATGTTTCAACCTGTTTTTACGCGTAGCATCATTAAGAATTATCGCGACGTCGCTAAAGCTAATACTAAGAGGAGAATTACCTTCGATTTAGAGCTCGTCTGTAGAGGTGTATACGTAAGGCCTGGGCGTACCTTCTATACATCTTTAGCTCATAACAATGACGACGTCGATAAAAGCCTTAAAGCCGTTGAGGAAGCCGTGAGAAGGATTAGGAGGTAG
- a CDS encoding alpha/beta fold hydrolase has protein sequence MINGVRILATRVKGGLTIVEATLKVSFKSGSLTLEGLLHTPQGEGSWPAVLVCHPHPLYGGSMYNLVVYELCKGLSEAGFIALRFNFRGVGWSEGSYGEGVGEREDVEGALKFLLGLKAVNERSIGLAGYSFGAYVGLAATYKDQRVKALAAISPPVSLYDFSFLKDCIKPKLLICGDKDQFTPKERFVAFCSKLPSPKLVEVVPYADHFWLGLEKVVSRKVVGFLVNTLRV, from the coding sequence TTGATTAACGGGGTAAGGATTCTAGCTACCCGGGTTAAAGGTGGTTTAACCATCGTGGAGGCTACGCTTAAGGTAAGTTTTAAGAGTGGAAGCTTAACGTTGGAAGGATTACTACATACCCCTCAAGGGGAGGGGTCTTGGCCGGCTGTTCTAGTTTGCCATCCACACCCATTATACGGTGGAAGCATGTATAACCTTGTCGTTTACGAGTTGTGTAAGGGGTTAAGTGAAGCCGGGTTTATCGCTTTACGGTTTAACTTCCGCGGAGTTGGATGGAGTGAAGGAAGCTATGGTGAAGGCGTTGGTGAACGGGAGGATGTGGAGGGCGCGCTTAAATTCCTATTAGGGCTTAAAGCGGTTAATGAGCGTAGTATAGGTTTAGCGGGCTATTCGTTCGGAGCGTACGTTGGTTTAGCTGCTACATATAAGGATCAGAGGGTTAAAGCGTTAGCCGCCATATCACCTCCCGTATCGCTATACGATTTCTCCTTCCTTAAGGATTGTATTAAGCCGAAGCTCTTGATCTGCGGCGATAAGGATCAGTTTACGCCTAAAGAGAGATTCGTGGCGTTCTGCAGCAAGCTACCAAGCCCTAAGCTGGTTGAAGTAGTCCCTTACGCCGATCACTTTTGGCTTGGGCTTGAGAAGGTAGTATCTAGGAAGGTTGTTGGATTCCTCGTAAATACCCTTAGGGTTTAA
- the ilvC gene encoding ketol-acid reductoisomerase: protein MGVLNVLAKVWRDEDVSLNPLKGEVIAVIGYGSQGCAQANNLRDSGLNVILGLRKEGESWKRGLRDGFEVYEIPEAVKRASVVHVLIPDMVQADVYREQIGPWLMEGKALCFSHGAAVHWGWIKPPRFIDVIMVAPKAPGQRVRELYLEGFGAPALVAVQQDYTGKAWSRVLAMAKGIGATRAGVIASSFKEEVETDWFGEQVDLCGGVDRLIRNAFEVLVEAGYKPEVAYFECLHELKLIVDLVQRYGISGMYRRVSETARYGGLTRGGKVLGEGVKEAMREVLSDIQSGRFAEEWVNAWKREGDEAFNKYLRELEAHPIETVGRELRKLMKLG from the coding sequence TTGGGGGTTTTAAACGTGTTAGCTAAGGTTTGGCGTGATGAAGACGTTAGCTTAAACCCTTTAAAGGGGGAGGTTATAGCTGTTATCGGGTATGGAAGTCAAGGCTGCGCTCAAGCTAATAACCTTCGGGATTCGGGGCTTAACGTTATCCTCGGCCTTAGGAAGGAGGGGGAAAGCTGGAAGCGGGGCCTTAGGGACGGTTTCGAGGTTTACGAAATACCTGAAGCCGTTAAGCGGGCAAGCGTAGTACACGTATTAATACCCGACATGGTGCAGGCTGATGTCTATCGGGAGCAAATAGGGCCTTGGTTAATGGAGGGTAAAGCGTTATGCTTCTCACACGGCGCTGCAGTGCATTGGGGGTGGATAAAGCCTCCTAGATTTATCGATGTGATCATGGTCGCTCCAAAGGCTCCGGGTCAAAGGGTTCGTGAACTATACTTAGAGGGTTTCGGGGCACCGGCCCTAGTAGCTGTTCAACAGGACTATACGGGTAAGGCTTGGAGTAGGGTTTTAGCCATGGCTAAGGGTATAGGTGCAACTAGGGCTGGGGTTATAGCGTCCAGTTTTAAGGAGGAGGTTGAAACGGACTGGTTTGGGGAGCAGGTAGATCTTTGCGGCGGCGTCGATCGATTGATAAGGAATGCTTTCGAAGTACTGGTTGAAGCTGGCTATAAACCGGAGGTAGCCTACTTTGAGTGCCTCCATGAGCTTAAGCTTATCGTGGACCTCGTACAGAGGTACGGCATATCAGGCATGTATAGGAGGGTTAGTGAAACGGCTAGGTATGGAGGGTTAACTCGCGGCGGGAAAGTGCTAGGTGAAGGGGTTAAGGAGGCTATGAGGGAGGTGTTAAGCGATATACAGTCTGGGAGGTTCGCTGAGGAATGGGTTAACGCTTGGAAGCGTGAAGGTGATGAGGCCTTCAATAAGTACCTTAGGGAGCTTGAAGCCCACCCTATTGAAACCGTTGGTAGAGAGCTTAGAAAACTTATGAAGCTAGGTTGA
- a CDS encoding MoaD family protein — protein MKGKVKVILTATFREAAGIKEVEEEVGEGLTVKELVERLARRFGGGFNEVIDPKTGRVNLEVLLLLNGKPVQRADLKLGPGDVIMFTVPIAGGR, from the coding sequence ATGAAAGGTAAGGTTAAGGTCATTTTAACCGCGACTTTTAGGGAAGCAGCTGGGATTAAGGAGGTTGAGGAGGAGGTTGGTGAAGGGTTAACGGTGAAGGAGCTAGTTGAAAGGTTAGCACGCCGCTTCGGCGGCGGGTTTAACGAGGTCATCGACCCTAAAACCGGTAGGGTAAACCTCGAAGTCCTACTACTACTTAACGGGAAACCGGTGCAAAGGGCTGACTTAAAGCTAGGCCCCGGCGACGTAATCATGTTCACGGTGCCTATAGCCGGAGGCCGGTAA
- a CDS encoding aldehyde ferredoxin oxidoreductase family protein yields MVFTRKIAYVDLSKGEVSQRVIPKEIRRLYLGGRGINMYLLYNHLNPGVDPLSPDNVLLVGAGLLCGIPALGSGRCDIAGKSPLTGAIGDSNVGGFFASELRFAGFDHLLIKGKAKKPVYLWVHDGAIEIKDAKHLWGKDTVETQSIIRSDHGDPDVKCLVIGQAGENLVRFANVRTGIKNSAGRTGMGCLMGSKNLKAIAARGTLDVEFTQPDQLLDYCLEMNRAIMRTRWAQAQSRWGTMVIYSNTGNTGLVRVRNFQLNRLEKPELIEPELMEKYSIGMAACYSCAVHCRHKYVYTDPRLGAFYDEGPEYTSQGAWALEPDCPNFENILVGNHLVNRYGLDTLETGSLIAWAFELYEKGIITREMTGGLELKWGNFEAVVELIHMIVKRQGIGDILAEGPKRAIEKLGAESAYYCIQIKGMSNLHSDERPTPSFALGIATATRGSDHLRSRPAIDLYGLPEELLERIYGARVSSDYTSYEGKARMVWWQELMYAVVDSLGLCKFQTKFISVGAPCYEEWIPLIKYAVGMEFTKEQLMEIGERIYTVERLFNVREGFSRKDDYLPERYYVEPTPVGLPIARGKKIDRERFDQMLNEYYELHGWDLNGVPKPEALRRLGLDKEPSRMF; encoded by the coding sequence ATGGTTTTCACTAGGAAAATAGCCTACGTCGACCTTTCAAAGGGTGAAGTAAGCCAGCGGGTAATCCCTAAAGAGATACGGCGTCTTTACCTCGGCGGCCGCGGCATTAACATGTACCTACTCTACAACCACCTAAACCCCGGCGTAGACCCATTAAGCCCTGATAACGTACTGCTAGTAGGCGCAGGTTTGCTTTGCGGTATTCCGGCACTCGGATCAGGGAGGTGCGACATAGCGGGTAAGTCCCCATTAACCGGCGCTATAGGAGATTCCAACGTAGGAGGATTCTTCGCGTCCGAGCTAAGGTTCGCGGGCTTCGACCATCTACTAATTAAGGGTAAGGCTAAGAAACCCGTATACCTATGGGTTCACGACGGCGCGATCGAAATTAAGGACGCTAAACACCTATGGGGTAAGGATACAGTTGAAACGCAATCCATTATAAGGTCCGATCACGGCGACCCCGACGTTAAATGCTTAGTGATAGGTCAAGCAGGCGAAAACCTGGTTAGGTTCGCAAACGTAAGAACGGGTATTAAAAACTCGGCAGGTAGAACCGGTATGGGTTGCTTAATGGGCTCTAAAAACCTTAAGGCTATAGCCGCTAGAGGGACGCTGGACGTAGAGTTTACGCAGCCAGATCAACTATTGGATTACTGTTTAGAGATGAACCGAGCCATCATGAGGACTAGGTGGGCACAGGCTCAATCCAGGTGGGGCACCATGGTCATATATAGTAACACCGGTAACACCGGCCTCGTAAGGGTTAGGAACTTCCAGCTTAATAGGCTTGAAAAGCCCGAGCTTATCGAGCCCGAGCTTATGGAGAAGTACTCCATAGGTATGGCTGCATGCTATAGTTGCGCCGTACACTGTAGACATAAGTACGTATATACGGATCCTAGGCTTGGAGCCTTCTACGATGAAGGACCCGAGTATACTTCTCAAGGAGCCTGGGCATTAGAACCAGACTGCCCAAACTTCGAAAACATATTGGTCGGTAACCACCTCGTTAATAGGTACGGGCTCGATACCTTAGAGACCGGGAGCTTAATCGCTTGGGCCTTCGAACTCTACGAGAAGGGGATCATAACGAGGGAGATGACGGGCGGCCTAGAGTTAAAGTGGGGTAACTTTGAAGCCGTGGTTGAGCTAATACACATGATAGTTAAGCGGCAAGGTATCGGCGACATCCTAGCGGAAGGACCTAAACGCGCCATTGAGAAGCTGGGGGCCGAATCGGCGTACTACTGCATCCAGATAAAGGGTATGAGTAACCTACATTCCGATGAGCGGCCGACGCCTAGCTTCGCCTTAGGTATAGCTACAGCTACCCGCGGATCGGACCATCTTCGAAGTAGGCCAGCCATAGACCTCTATGGGCTACCCGAAGAACTCCTCGAAAGGATCTATGGCGCACGGGTATCCTCAGATTACACATCCTACGAGGGTAAAGCTAGGATGGTTTGGTGGCAGGAGTTAATGTACGCGGTCGTCGATTCCCTAGGGCTATGTAAGTTTCAAACGAAGTTTATATCGGTAGGGGCGCCGTGCTACGAGGAGTGGATACCGCTAATAAAGTACGCGGTAGGTATGGAGTTTACGAAGGAACAGCTCATGGAGATCGGCGAACGAATATATACCGTTGAAAGGTTGTTTAACGTTAGGGAGGGCTTCTCAAGGAAGGACGACTACCTACCCGAACGCTACTACGTTGAGCCTACCCCGGTGGGGCTTCCAATAGCGCGCGGTAAGAAGATCGATAGGGAGAGGTTCGACCAAATGCTTAATGAATACTACGAACTCCACGGATGGGACCTTAACGGTGTGCCTAAGCCTGAAGCCTTAAGGAGATTGGGGCTCGATAAGGAGCCTTCACGTATGTTTTAA
- a CDS encoding 4Fe-4S dicluster domain-containing protein: MVQRMLIVDPEKCTGCRFCEAACSMKHEGALNPARARIYIAKWEETGVYTPMVCQHCENPVCEAVCPMKATRRDPSTGAMIIDYDKCIGCRMCVMACPIGGAMVDPKTRKVVKCDLCNGDPVCVKFCETKALQFLEATVANMMKRRQAVERLSELMKALGATSRR; this comes from the coding sequence ATGGTTCAAAGGATGCTTATAGTGGATCCCGAGAAGTGTACGGGTTGTAGGTTCTGTGAGGCCGCTTGCTCCATGAAGCATGAAGGAGCCCTTAACCCCGCTAGGGCGCGAATATATATAGCTAAGTGGGAAGAAACGGGTGTATATACGCCCATGGTCTGTCAGCACTGCGAAAACCCGGTTTGCGAAGCCGTCTGCCCTATGAAGGCTACCCGTCGCGATCCAAGTACGGGGGCTATGATCATAGACTACGATAAATGCATAGGCTGTAGGATGTGCGTTATGGCTTGCCCCATAGGCGGAGCCATGGTAGACCCTAAAACCAGGAAGGTCGTAAAGTGCGACTTATGCAACGGCGACCCGGTATGCGTAAAGTTCTGTGAAACTAAGGCTTTACAGTTCCTTGAAGCAACCGTAGCCAACATGATGAAGAGGCGGCAAGCCGTTGAAAGGCTCTCAGAGCTTATGAAGGCTTTAGGCGCTACCAGTCGACGTTAG
- the ilvN gene encoding acetolactate synthase small subunit, with the protein MEEDKHIVVALLEDKPGVLHRVTSLIRRRNFNIDTITVGASEIKGVSRLTATMRGDKKVLEQVVKQLGKLVDVVKVSVLRPSNTVVRELAMVKVHTANATTRADVMQYVNIFRGHVVDVSPDTITVEVSGDPDKINAFIDIMRHYGVKELARTGLIALQRSPID; encoded by the coding sequence TTGGAGGAGGATAAACACATCGTAGTGGCGCTCCTCGAGGATAAACCCGGGGTTCTACATAGAGTTACCTCTTTAATTAGGAGGAGGAACTTCAACATTGATACGATAACGGTTGGAGCTAGCGAGATTAAGGGCGTTTCAAGGCTAACGGCGACGATGAGGGGTGATAAAAAGGTGTTAGAGCAGGTAGTAAAGCAGCTAGGTAAGCTCGTCGACGTGGTGAAGGTAAGCGTGCTAAGGCCCAGTAACACCGTGGTTAGGGAGCTCGCTATGGTTAAGGTTCATACTGCTAACGCTACGACGCGAGCGGATGTTATGCAGTACGTTAACATCTTTAGGGGGCACGTAGTTGATGTTTCACCGGATACCATAACGGTTGAAGTATCCGGTGACCCCGATAAGATTAACGCGTTCATAGATATAATGAGGCACTACGGCGTAAAGGAGCTCGCTAGAACGGGGCTAATAGCTCTTCAGAGGAGCCCTATAGATTGA
- the ilvB gene encoding biosynthetic-type acetolactate synthase large subunit produces the protein MIMSGAKALIEALRRENVNVIFGIPGGALLPVYDALYDSGIRHILVRHEQCAAHMADGYARASGRVGLCMATSGPGATNLVTGVANAYMDSTPLVAITGQVPRAVMGKDAFQEVDAVGIMTPITKYTFQPTSAAEIPYVVKAAFTIARSGRPGPVLIDVPRDVQAEEVDVSFPEEVDVRWSKPPADRSPHPLQVKRAVELLVKAEKPLIVAGGGVIISGAYDELKALAELLLAPVVTTLMGKGVMPEDHPLALGMIGMHGRGEANTAVSEADVILAVGTRFSDRSTGRLDMFATQARLIHVDVDTAEIGKNVEVDVPIVAGAKQALEAIYNELLKLGVKRSSTPWMERVKELKERLKHYYEQNEAGDGLKPSRLVKILRRVLPREAILTTGVGQNQMWAAINFQVYLPRTFITSGGLGTMGFGFPAALGVKVARPDSVVVDFDGDGSFLMTEQDLATSVTENIPVTVIVVNNGSLGMVRQWQDLLYGKRFMAVDLKRVPDFVKLAQAYGAEGVRVNSYDEFEEEVKKAIKSPVTTVIDVPVKPEEKVFPFAPPGKSLSEIMWRSWG, from the coding sequence ATGATTATGAGTGGGGCTAAAGCGCTAATTGAAGCCTTGAGAAGGGAGAACGTTAACGTCATCTTCGGCATACCTGGCGGAGCCTTGCTACCGGTGTACGACGCATTATACGATTCTGGGATAAGGCATATACTGGTTAGGCATGAGCAGTGTGCCGCCCATATGGCTGATGGTTACGCTAGGGCTAGCGGTAGAGTAGGGCTCTGTATGGCTACGTCTGGGCCTGGAGCCACTAATCTAGTTACTGGGGTGGCGAACGCCTATATGGATAGTACGCCGCTGGTAGCTATAACCGGTCAAGTTCCAAGGGCCGTAATGGGGAAGGATGCCTTTCAGGAGGTTGACGCTGTAGGGATTATGACGCCCATAACGAAGTACACCTTCCAACCGACGTCAGCGGCTGAAATACCGTACGTTGTTAAAGCCGCGTTTACAATAGCTAGATCCGGAAGGCCTGGACCGGTACTAATAGATGTACCTAGGGATGTTCAAGCCGAGGAGGTGGACGTTAGCTTCCCTGAGGAGGTGGATGTAAGGTGGAGTAAGCCTCCAGCTGATCGAAGCCCTCACCCTCTTCAGGTTAAGAGGGCCGTAGAGTTATTGGTTAAAGCTGAGAAGCCGTTAATCGTAGCTGGCGGCGGCGTTATTATAAGTGGTGCTTACGATGAGCTTAAAGCTTTAGCTGAGCTCCTCTTAGCGCCTGTAGTTACTACGCTTATGGGTAAGGGGGTTATGCCTGAGGATCATCCCTTAGCGCTAGGCATGATAGGGATGCATGGTAGGGGTGAAGCAAATACTGCGGTTAGCGAAGCCGACGTAATACTGGCTGTTGGAACTAGGTTTTCGGATAGATCCACGGGTCGGCTTGATATGTTCGCTACTCAAGCTAGGTTGATCCACGTAGATGTAGATACGGCTGAGATAGGTAAGAACGTGGAGGTTGACGTACCGATCGTAGCTGGAGCTAAACAAGCTTTAGAAGCCATCTATAACGAGTTGCTTAAGCTAGGTGTTAAAAGGAGTTCTACACCTTGGATGGAGAGGGTGAAGGAGTTAAAGGAGCGTTTAAAGCATTACTATGAGCAAAATGAGGCTGGCGACGGGTTAAAACCGAGTAGACTGGTTAAGATCCTTCGAAGGGTACTACCGAGGGAGGCGATATTGACGACGGGTGTAGGGCAAAACCAGATGTGGGCTGCTATAAACTTCCAGGTATACCTGCCTAGAACCTTCATCACATCTGGGGGGCTTGGAACCATGGGCTTCGGCTTTCCAGCGGCGCTAGGCGTTAAGGTGGCTAGGCCTGATAGCGTAGTGGTAGATTTCGATGGCGATGGAAGCTTCCTTATGACTGAACAGGATCTAGCTACCTCGGTAACGGAGAACATACCGGTAACGGTCATAGTGGTTAATAACGGGTCGCTAGGTATGGTTAGGCAGTGGCAGGACCTCCTTTACGGTAAAAGGTTTATGGCCGTGGACCTGAAGCGGGTGCCGGACTTCGTTAAGCTAGCTCAAGCCTACGGCGCTGAGGGTGTTAGGGTTAACTCCTACGATGAGTTTGAAGAAGAAGTTAAAAAGGCTATTAAAAGCCCGGTTACAACAGTTATAGACGTGCCGGTAAAACCTGAGGAGAAAGTATTCCCCTTCGCTCCGCCAGGTAAAAGTTTAAGCGAGATTATGTGGAGGAGTTGGGGCTAA
- a CDS encoding saccharopine dehydrogenase C-terminal domain-containing protein → MKVVVLGCGRVGYAAALNLVKWGYNVTVADVDARRINYCRASLKNVEAVRLDVKDLEAVRRLVKGFRLVCCTLPGSLSFNVLRLCLSLGLKVVDTSFTPEDQLKLNDEAERTDSLLIPDCGFAPGLTNLLAGRIAASFNQVEELAIYVGGLPLKPLPPLNYALTWSTEDLIEEYVREARIMVNGETRKVDPLSSIGSIHMEGVGSLEFFYSDGLRTLLKTLRNVKNMYEATLRYPGHLNAMLLLKRLGLLSDTPIEVDGLQIRPKRFLAKLLEANLPRDVEDVVVMKVEAVGIKDGLHVKERFIMIERFDAATGLTAMARVTGGFCAVIAKLVAEGTIKGRGVIPPELIGMDEQLYSRVMEGMVKAGIHVKKL, encoded by the coding sequence TTGAAGGTTGTAGTGTTAGGCTGTGGAAGGGTTGGATACGCCGCGGCTTTAAACCTCGTTAAGTGGGGGTATAATGTAACGGTAGCTGATGTAGACGCGCGTAGGATAAACTATTGCCGCGCCTCCCTTAAAAACGTGGAAGCGGTAAGGCTTGACGTGAAGGACCTGGAAGCAGTAAGGAGGTTGGTTAAGGGATTTAGGCTTGTATGCTGTACGCTACCCGGCTCCTTAAGCTTCAACGTTTTAAGGCTATGCTTAAGCCTAGGTTTAAAGGTGGTTGATACCTCCTTTACGCCCGAGGATCAGCTGAAGCTAAACGATGAAGCCGAGCGTACAGACTCACTACTAATACCTGACTGCGGCTTCGCCCCAGGCTTAACCAACCTTTTAGCGGGTAGGATCGCCGCTAGCTTCAACCAGGTTGAAGAGTTAGCCATATACGTAGGAGGCTTACCGCTTAAACCGTTACCGCCGTTAAACTACGCCTTAACCTGGTCCACTGAGGATTTAATCGAGGAGTACGTTAGAGAAGCCAGAATAATGGTTAACGGTGAAACGCGTAAAGTAGACCCACTATCCAGCATTGGAAGCATCCACATGGAAGGAGTAGGAAGTTTAGAATTCTTCTACAGCGATGGGTTAAGGACTCTATTAAAGACCCTAAGAAACGTGAAGAATATGTATGAAGCTACGCTACGCTACCCAGGACACCTAAACGCGATGCTACTCTTAAAGAGGCTAGGGCTACTTAGCGATACGCCTATAGAGGTCGACGGCCTCCAAATCCGCCCCAAACGCTTCCTAGCTAAACTACTAGAGGCTAACCTACCGCGCGACGTTGAGGACGTGGTCGTTATGAAGGTTGAAGCCGTGGGGATAAAGGACGGGCTCCACGTTAAGGAGCGCTTCATCATGATTGAAAGGTTCGACGCCGCGACCGGCTTAACCGCCATGGCCCGGGTTACGGGAGGCTTCTGCGCCGTCATCGCTAAGCTGGTAGCCGAAGGAACTATTAAAGGCCGCGGAGTAATACCGCCGGAGCTCATAGGTATGGACGAACAACTATACAGCAGGGTAATGGAGGGAATGGTTAAAGCCGGAATCCACGTTAAGAAGCTTTAG
- the hisIE gene encoding bifunctional phosphoribosyl-AMP cyclohydrolase/phosphoribosyl-ATP diphosphatase HisIE yields the protein MGLAELLKKLNFEKGGGLIPVVTQDEGSGMVLMQAFVNREALVKTLETGKMHYWSRSRNKLWMKGEESKHYQYVKEVYVDCNYDSLLFKVEQIGYCCHEGYDTCFHNKLVDGVLQPLRLKLSKPPHTVLSEVYSVIVDRLRRPRPGSYVATIKARGEEAVIRKVGEEADELMLAAKEGDRRRVINEAADLIFHTLLLMASLNIELDEVYEELRARRKG from the coding sequence GTGGGCTTAGCGGAGCTATTGAAGAAGTTAAACTTTGAGAAGGGTGGAGGCTTAATACCGGTGGTTACGCAGGATGAAGGTTCAGGCATGGTCCTGATGCAGGCCTTCGTAAACCGGGAAGCGTTGGTTAAAACCTTAGAGACTGGTAAGATGCATTACTGGAGTCGAAGCCGTAATAAGCTATGGATGAAGGGTGAGGAGTCGAAGCATTATCAGTACGTTAAGGAGGTTTACGTTGACTGTAACTACGACTCCTTACTGTTTAAGGTTGAACAGATCGGCTACTGCTGCCATGAGGGTTACGATACTTGCTTCCATAATAAGCTCGTGGATGGAGTCCTCCAACCCTTAAGGTTAAAGCTAAGCAAACCCCCCCATACGGTTTTAAGCGAGGTTTATAGCGTTATTGTGGATAGGTTAAGGAGGCCGAGGCCGGGCTCCTACGTGGCTACGATAAAGGCTAGGGGAGAGGAGGCTGTAATAAGGAAGGTGGGAGAGGAGGCCGACGAGTTAATGCTAGCGGCTAAGGAGGGTGATAGGCGGCGCGTAATTAATGAGGCCGCGGACTTAATTTTTCACACCTTACTATTGATGGCGAGCTTAAACATTGAGCTGGACGAGGTTTACGAGGAATTAAGGGCTAGGAGGAAGGGTTAA